One window of the Triticum dicoccoides isolate Atlit2015 ecotype Zavitan chromosome 3B, WEW_v2.0, whole genome shotgun sequence genome contains the following:
- the LOC119276755 gene encoding homeobox protein OTX1-like isoform X2, whose protein sequence is MRGLLEVHAIGRDAASTSSSKLKAVPALDMMRYQRLSPDCLPLANGGGSGGVARKPASRSFRDDEGPAAANDGSRLASYLAASQADSKPPVRARAPQPPAARSPARDHGHHHPSDSSDTASPSSTGAGSGPVGGDVLLQWGHNKRSRCRRDSSAASSSASPSSQRRQTLGNGKIQRRASAPAPAEKLMPPPPATITRGSNLRSSSSFPPRVAGGDANHQPPHHSRSVEERSGGVHKRSSPDKAPHHKPPAAEHHMDSKNAHHHHHHHSNNHDSQLVAADNGTGAGEKLGGERLELPRIYISLSRKEKEDDFLVMKGTKLPQRPKKRAKNVDKSLQFVFPGMWLSDLTKGRYEVREKKCAKKRRRGLKGMESMDSDSE, encoded by the exons ATGCGTGGCCTCCTCGAGGTCCACGCGATTGGCAGGGACGCCGCGTCGACGAGCTCATCGAAACTGAAGGCCGTTCCCGCATTGGACATGATGAG GTACCAAAGGCTCAGCCCGGACTGCCTCCCGCTCGCCaacggtggcggcagcggcggcgttgCACGCAAGCCGGCCTCGAGATCCTTTAGAGACGACGAAGGACCGGCGGCCGCCAACGACGGTTCCCGACTGGCCTCGTACCTCGCCGCCTCCCAGGCGGACTCCAAGCCGCCGGTGCGGGCGCGCGCACCGCAGCCGCCGGCCGCGCGGAGCCCGGCGCGGGACCACGGCCACCACCACCCCTCCGACTCCTCCGACACGGCTTCCCCAAGCTCCACCGGCGCGGGCTCCGGCCCGGTCGGCGGCGACGTGCTGCTACAGTGGGGGCACAACAAGCGGTCCCGCTGCCGGCGCGACTCCTCCgcggcgtcctcgtcggcgtcgccgTCCTCGCAGCGTCGGCAGACCCTGGGCAACGGCAAGATCCAGCGGCGCgcgtcggcgccggcgccggcggagaAGCTGATGCCCCCTCCTCCGGCCACGATCACGCGGGGGTCTAACCTGAGGTCCTCGTCGTCCTTCCCACCCCGCGTCGCCGGAGGAGACGCCAACCACCAGCCTCCCCACCACAGCAG GTCCGTTGAGGAGCGATCGGGCGGCGTGCACAAGCGGTCGTCGCCCGACAAGGCGCCGCACCACAAGCCCCCCGCCGCGGAGCATCACATGGATTCCAAGAacgcccaccaccaccaccaccaccacagcaACAACCACGACTCGCAGCTGGTGGCCGCCGACAACGGCACGGGCGCCGGCGAGAAGCTGGGCGGGGAGCGGTTGGAGCTTCCCCGGATCTACATCTCGCTGTCCCGCAAGGAGAAGGAGGACGACTTCCTGGTGATGAAGGGCACCAAGCTGCCCCAGAGGCCCAAGAAGCGGGCCAAGAACGTGGACAAGTCGCTCCAA TTCGTGTTTCCAGGGATGTGGCTCTCGGATTTGACCAAAGGCCGGTATGAGGTGCGAGAGAAGAAATGTGCCAAGAAG AGGCGAAGAGGGCTGAAGGGGATGGAGAGCATGGACAGCGACTCGGAGTGA
- the LOC119276755 gene encoding uncharacterized protein LOC119276755 isoform X1, with the protein MRGLLEVHAIGRDAASTSSSKLKAVPALDMMRYQRLSPDCLPLANGGGSGGVARKPASRSFRDDEGPAAANDGSRLASYLAASQADSKPPVRARAPQPPAARSPARDHGHHHPSDSSDTASPSSTGAGSGPVGGDVLLQWGHNKRSRCRRDSSAASSSASPSSQRRQTLGNGKIQRRASAPAPAEKLMPPPPATITRGSNLRSSSSFPPRVAGGDANHQPPHHSRSVEERSGGVHKRSSPDKAPHHKPPAAEHHMDSKNAHHHHHHHSNNHDSQLVAADNGTGAGEKLGGERLELPRIYISLSRKEKEDDFLVMKGTKLPQRPKKRAKNVDKSLQFVFPGMWLSDLTKGRYEVREKKCAKKCLPSGYRFELGTNINLCLVIWNAEAKRAEGDGEHGQRLGVKSAEERRRTSKEDGDVMCGGRERGVLC; encoded by the exons ATGCGTGGCCTCCTCGAGGTCCACGCGATTGGCAGGGACGCCGCGTCGACGAGCTCATCGAAACTGAAGGCCGTTCCCGCATTGGACATGATGAG GTACCAAAGGCTCAGCCCGGACTGCCTCCCGCTCGCCaacggtggcggcagcggcggcgttgCACGCAAGCCGGCCTCGAGATCCTTTAGAGACGACGAAGGACCGGCGGCCGCCAACGACGGTTCCCGACTGGCCTCGTACCTCGCCGCCTCCCAGGCGGACTCCAAGCCGCCGGTGCGGGCGCGCGCACCGCAGCCGCCGGCCGCGCGGAGCCCGGCGCGGGACCACGGCCACCACCACCCCTCCGACTCCTCCGACACGGCTTCCCCAAGCTCCACCGGCGCGGGCTCCGGCCCGGTCGGCGGCGACGTGCTGCTACAGTGGGGGCACAACAAGCGGTCCCGCTGCCGGCGCGACTCCTCCgcggcgtcctcgtcggcgtcgccgTCCTCGCAGCGTCGGCAGACCCTGGGCAACGGCAAGATCCAGCGGCGCgcgtcggcgccggcgccggcggagaAGCTGATGCCCCCTCCTCCGGCCACGATCACGCGGGGGTCTAACCTGAGGTCCTCGTCGTCCTTCCCACCCCGCGTCGCCGGAGGAGACGCCAACCACCAGCCTCCCCACCACAGCAG GTCCGTTGAGGAGCGATCGGGCGGCGTGCACAAGCGGTCGTCGCCCGACAAGGCGCCGCACCACAAGCCCCCCGCCGCGGAGCATCACATGGATTCCAAGAacgcccaccaccaccaccaccaccacagcaACAACCACGACTCGCAGCTGGTGGCCGCCGACAACGGCACGGGCGCCGGCGAGAAGCTGGGCGGGGAGCGGTTGGAGCTTCCCCGGATCTACATCTCGCTGTCCCGCAAGGAGAAGGAGGACGACTTCCTGGTGATGAAGGGCACCAAGCTGCCCCAGAGGCCCAAGAAGCGGGCCAAGAACGTGGACAAGTCGCTCCAA TTCGTGTTTCCAGGGATGTGGCTCTCGGATTTGACCAAAGGCCGGTATGAGGTGCGAGAGAAGAAATGTGCCAAGAAG TGTCTCCCATCAGGTTATCGCTTCGAGCTCGGCACTAACATAAACCTCTGTCTCGTGATCTGGAATGCAGAGGCGAAGAGGGCTGAAGGGGATGGAGAGCATGGACAGCGACTCGGAGTGAAGAGCGCAGAGGAGAGGAGACGGACAAGCAAAGAAGATGGGGATGTCATGTGTGGTGGCCGGGAGCGAGGGGTGTTATGTTAG